CGCTGGCTCCCGGCTCGCGGGTCGTCACCGATTACTTCGAGGCGACCGGCTTGCAGAAGGAGCTCGACCAGCTTGGCTTCCAGACCGTCGGCTACGGCTGCACCACCTGCATCGGGAATTCCGGCCCGCTGCATCCAGCCATCGAGGGAGCGATCGCCGAGGGGAATCTCGTCTGTGCATCGGTGCTGTCCGGCAACCGCAATTTCGAGGCGCGCGTGCACGGCTCGATCAAGTCGAACTTCCTGATGAGCCCGCCGCTCGTCGTCGCCTACGCGCTCGCCGGCCGGGTGGATCTCGACCTGACCACCGAGCCGCTCGGCAATGACCGCGATGGGAATCCCGTCTTCCTGAAGGACCTCTGGCCGCATCAGGACGAGGTGAAGGAACAGCTCGCCACCGCGCTGAAGCCAGCCGTTTACCAGAAGCTCTACGGCGACCTCGACTCGGCGAATCCGAAGTGGGGCGAGATTTCCGGCAGCACCGGTGCGACCTACGATTGGGACGAGAAGTCCACCTACATCCAGAGTCCGCCTTTCTTCGACGGTGGTGCCACGGTGGTGGGCGACATCCTGAATGCGCGCGCGCTCGGCATCTTCGGCGACTCCGTCACCACGGACCACATCTCGCCCGCAGGCTCCATCAAGGCGACCTCGCCCGCCGGGAAGTATTTGTTAGAGAACGGTGTCGAGAAGGCCGAGTTCAATTCGTACGGAGCACGCCGTGGCAATGACCGCGTGATGACCCGCGGCACCTTTGCCAATGTCCGCATCAAGAACCTCATGTGCCCCGGCATCGAGGGCGGCTACACGCAGTACTTCGGCGAGGCCGAGGTTGCCGCACCCGACCAAGCGATCGAGGCCTACGAGGGCGCGAAGCCGACCTTCATCTACGATGCCTCCATGGCCTATCAGGCCGACGGCACGAAGCTGATCATCATCGGCGGCGAGGACTACGGCATGGGTAGTAGCCGCGACTGGGCGGCGAAGGGCACCCGCCTGCTCGGCGTCTCCGCCGTCGTCACGAAGTCCTTCGAGCGCATCCACCGCAGCAATCTCATCGGCATGGGCGTGCTGCCGCTGAACTTCAATCACGCCGACGACTACGACCGCGTGAAAGGACTCACCGGCGCGCGCTTCGACATCACCGGCATCGGAGGCGAGCTGAGACCGATGCAGGACGCGCTGCTCATCTGCCACCTGCCGGATCACTCCCGCGTTGAGTTCCCGCTGAAGGTCCGCCTCGATACCCCGGCCGAGGTCGATTACTACCTCGCCGGCGGCATCCTGCCCTACGTGCTGGATCAGATCTTGGAGTCCTGAGGTGGTGGGCATCCGTGGTCACAGGGCCACTCGAGCGATGGCCGCTTCCGGCAGTGAGAGCGGCCGTTTTCATCTGGCCTTCGGGGGCGGATCATGGTGATGATATTTCCCGGTGCATCTTCATCGTTCGTTGCTGCTTGTCCCCTTGGTTCTGCTGTTGCTGGTTATTCCCGCCGCAGCGTGGACTTCACGCACCGCAGAGGTCCAGGCATTGGGAAACATTGCGACCTTGTGCAAATTCCATGAGATGGACAAAGGGCGGAAGATCGGGTCTTGGAAAGATCTCGACGATGTGTGGGGCAAGCCGCTGGACGAGGTTTATCCCCTCGTGCTTCCTACCCGTCGTTATGAGCTGTTCTCTCCTCCGGTAGAGCTTCCGCTTCACGAAAAACTGTCCATGCAGATCGTCGCAATGACCCGTAAACCGATGTGGGAGACCACTCGGAAAGGGAACATGGGACGAACGATGGCTCTCAAGGGGCCTGGTCGCTACGTGTTATATCGCGAACCGGATGGCGACTATCGAACGCGGTGGTTTGACGAGTCCGAGGTCCAACGCCTTTGGCCAAGGACAGGCCGGGCTCTACCGGTTCCGGATGATGAGCCAGAGCGTCCATGGGTGACCAAGGCTCGAACGGAGATCCTGTGGAAGCGCATCGGCCTTGTCTCACTCGTTGTCCTTTTGATTGGGTGGCTGGCTGGCCGTGTCATTTGGAGGCGGAAGCAGGCAATCGCCTGAGACCGCGTTGTTAGGCCAGCGGGTTCCACACCTTCTCAAACCCCAAGCCTGTGAAGTCCTTCACATTGACCGTGGCGAATTCTCGCACGCCTCCTCGGATGAGGGTGAGTGCCATGCGCCAGTCGTATGAGCGCCGTCTTGCGAACTGCTTTTCCCGGAGTCTCGGCCAGAGTTCGTCGTGAAAGGCACGGCTCTCCGGTGGAAAGCCGATGACTTGCCAGCGGGGATGGCTTCGGAAGGCCTCGCAAACCGCAGCGGCCTTCTCCCCATCAAGCGGCTTTGCCAGCACGGCGGGATTCCGCAGCAGCACGTAAAGTTCAAGCAAGGCGAATTCGGAAATCGCCACGTCAACTCGATCATGCAGCGAATTCAGGAATCCTGCCGCCTTCGCATGATCCGGGTTACCCGTCTCCACCGCAGCAAGCAGGACATTGGTATCGATCGACATCATCGGCGCTTCCCGCGTCGCGCTTGATCCTCTGCTGCAGCCTCGTGCAATTGTGCGAGTGGCACCTTGATCCCGCCTCCCTTTACCTGTGGCAGGGTCCATTCCGTGGACTTGGAATTCTCGTCCGGATAGCGCTCGAGAAGCAGCTCCAACCCTCGCCGGGTCATCTCTGCCAACGACACCTCACGCTCTGCCGAGAATCGCTTCGCGCGCCGGTAGAGTTCGTCAGGCAGTTGGATCTGCGTCCTTGTCATGCTGTAAATCTTACATCATGGAGCCGGGGTGACAATGTGCTTTTGAGCGACGCTGCCGGTGTCCGGCCACGGGTGATCACCACCACTGACAGTCCTTCTTGTCACCGGGTCATCGGTCTCTCAGCCTTACCACATGTCATCGTTCCGGCTTCTGATGATTCTGCTGCTCGTGGCGGCCGGCGTCGTCCACGGCTCCGTCACCGTCGGGTGGAAGATGCCGGTGGAGCGGGTCGCCCCGGCGTATGCAGAGGCTGCACCACTCGCGAAGCCTCCGGGCGAGTCGGCTTTCTTCCACCCGGGCGACAAGTTGTGGGATCTTTCCGGAGTCATCAGATGGGAGACCCCGGTCGAGATTGATGACGGACCGGAGCCGGACCCATTTGCCGAACCGCGGACCAAACAGACGAAGCTGGATTGGAAAGGCGACTGGATCGTGTGGAACGAGCGTTCCGGGATGATCGTGGCGCGTGGCTTGTGGTGCGATGTGATCGTCGCGTCGAAAGTGCTTCGTTGCGACGAGATCGGACACGTGATTCGCACGCGGATTGAAGTAAAGGAGTCCAAGGAGTCGCGCTCCCTGTCTCTCGTCTCGCGCAACCATGAGAAAGCATTGATGGAGACCGCCGGCGTCCAGGCGGAGGTAGACGTGGCATTCTCGCATGGAAGTGATATCGCCGATGCTCGGGTCTGGGTGAGCTGGCCCTCCCGGGACAATCGCGGAGCTTGGGAGGTGATCAGCTCCGCTTGGTTGCGCGAGGGGCAATCTTGTAGAATTGCCCGCCACGATGCGGGAGAGCAGAGCTGGGAAGTGGTGATATCCGCAGTGCGGGAATTGAGAGACGGCACTCCCTTGAGAGAGTTCTGCTGGTTGGAAGACTCCGGGGCTCTGAAAGCCTGGCCGGACTCCATTTTCGAAGGGAAGCCTCTGAGAAAGCAACTGGGCAAGGACCGTTGGCTCGGAGTATTCCCGGGGGATCAGACAGCGAGATCTTCCATTCTGGAACTATCCCGACGGCACCCACAACCGGACTTCAATGCGCCAGAGCTCGGTGAGTGGACCCGGAGTCCGTTGAAGGGTATCAGCTTGGCGCTGCGTGAGCAAGGCATGCAGTTTGATGATGCAAGTCACTATGCAGGTTTCGATCCATCGACGAACACGACATTCGTGGTGACGGATCAAGAGAATCTGGACCACGCCGAAGGGCTTTTTTGCAGTAGGAAAGGTGGGGACCTAAGGCCGCCGATCTGGATCGAGACAAATCCGGAGTCAGGTGGATGGGGCTTGGCATGCCGAACTGGCGAGGTGGCAGAGATCCGGAGGTCGAGCAGCAATCCCGAAGACAAATTGTCAGTGGTCTGCTCCGCTATCCAGTCGGTCGATGACGTCGCATTCGATGTGAGCTACGCGCTCGACCTAGTGGCCGATGGATCAAAGATCGGGAGGCTGGAGTCAGCCAGCACGCTCACGAAGGACAAGCCTCAGGTCATCGGCAGTGGCACCGGTCCGGATGGGAAAGAGGTGAAAGTTTCCATGACCGTCTCACTTCCGGGGGAGTGAGGCTCCCACCAGCCCCGCCATCGTTTTCGTCATGAACCGCCGCGCGAGCGGGAGGTGGCGGGTGATGCCGAAGAAGCCGGTGCGCAGGGGAGTGAGCCATTCGTGGTCGGACTGGAACCACGGGGTGAGCTGGCGGCTGGCGAGGCGGTAGTAGGCGAGTGCCATGCGCCGCTCGCGGCTGTAGCGGGACAGGGCTTCTGTTAGATCCGGGAAGCGGGTGATGCTGTCGGCGAGGCAGGCGGCATCGGCGAGCGCGAGATTCACGCCCTGGCCGAGTTGCGGACTCATGGCGTGGCCGGCATCGCCGAGGATGACCACGCCGTCGCCGTGCCACCGGCTCATCGCGACATCGCCGTAGCGGGCGGTGAGGACCTGGGACCAATCGTGGATCTGCCCGAGAAGCGCGTCCGCCCGCGGGCAGAGATCGAGGATGGTCTGCTTCCACTCCGCCAGCGGCCGGGCGCGGATGGTCGCATCGTCGGCGAGCTTGATGCTCCAGAAGAGGCTCACCAGCGGCTCCGTGCCATCGAGTTCCGTGCCGGTGGCGAGGAAGCCGAGCAGGCGGCGCGTGCCGTGGACGATCTGGTAGAGCTCGCTTTCCGGGAAGGCCCCGCGGTTCTCGCCGATGAACCAGTGCGCGCCCCACGGATACCCGCGGTTGATGCCCTTGAATCCCAGCTTCCCGCGCAGTGCCGAGCGCGCGCCGTCCGCCACCACCAGCAGGTCGTAGCCCGTCTCGCGCCTGCCGTCCGCCGTCTCTAACAGCCACTTGCCATCCTCGCGTCTTGCCTGGGAAATCTCCCATCCCCAGCGAACGTCCACGCCGGCATCGCGCATTGCTTCCAGCAGAAAGTGAAGCAGCACCGGCCGGTGCAGTCCCAGCCCGTGCAGATCCTTGCCGAGCTCCGCATAGTGCAGGTCCAGCACCTCGCGCTCGTCGCGGTCCACCACGTGCAGGCGCTCCACCCTTGCGCCGCGGCGGAGGATTTCCTCCAGGATGCCCAGCTCGCGCAGCACCGCCATGCCCGATGGCTGGAGCAGGAATCCCGCACCGACCGGGCGGCAATCCGGTGCGCGCTCGTAGAGCGTCACCTCATGTCCCTGCCGCCGCAGCAGGATGGCGGCGGCGGGACCGGCGGAGCCGCAGCCGACCACGGCCACCCGGAGCTTTGGATTCACGGGCTGGATGCTTCATTGCCACCGCGGCCCGGCAAGCTTGTGTTTGCGGAGATGCGTGGAAGCATCTCCCGTGATGTCTGTTTCACGCCGCACGTTCCTGGGGCTATCGATGGCGGCGCTGCCCGCCTGGGGTCAGGTGAGGCCCGCGCTGCGCTACCTGCAGCCCGGGGATGCCGGCTATGAGGAAGCGCGGCAGCCCTTCAATTCCATCATCCTGCTGAGGCCCGGACGCATCGCCTGCTGCCGCACCGAGGCGGACGTGATCGCCGCCGTGCGCCACGCAAAGGAAGCCGGTCTGCCGGTGGCGATCAAAAGCGGCGGGCACGATTTCCACGGCTTCAGCCTGAATGACGGCGGCCTGTTGGTCGAACTCTCTGGAATGGCTGCCCGCGCACTCGACGCGAAGACGGGCCACTTCACCGCCGGGCCCGGCCTGAAGCTCCGCGACTGCTACTCCGCGCTCATCCCGCGCGGGCGATTCCTTCCCGCGGGATCGTGCGGCGGCGTCGGCCTGTCCGGGCTCACGCTCGGCGGTGGCTACGGACTGTTTTCCCGGGAGTTCGGCCTGACCTGCGATCACCTGCTCTCCGTGCGGCTCGTCGATGGGCAGGGTGAGGTCCGCGACTCCCGCGACGAGCCGGAGCTGCTGTGGGCCTGCCGTGGCGGTGGAAACGGGAACTTCGGTATCGTCACCTCGTTCACCTTCGAGACACGCGCGGCCCCGCCGACGCTGGCGAGCCGCAAGTTCGTCGCGAAAGGCCTCGATGCCCGCGGGCTGGCCCGGTGCATGGAGCGGTGGTTCGAGATAGCGGCGGCTCTCCCGGAGCCCTGTTTCTCCGCAGTGATCCTGAATGGCAGCCAGGCGACCGTGCTGCTCACCTCCACGAAGTCCGCCGACGGCCCGGCATTTGTCACCGCGTCAAAAGCGCTGCTGCAGGCGGGCTTCACTTCGAAGGGGCCGCTCACCCGGCCGTTTGCCCGCGCGCTGGTGACCTACGAGGGGCGTCCCGGCCCGCTGCCCTTCGACAATGTCTCCGCCGGCTACTATCGCGGCCACGATGACCTGAAATCCGCAGCCGCGGGAATCTGCGAGACGGTCCGCGCGACGCCGGGCCTCATTTTCCAAGTGAATACCCTCGGCGGCGCAATCGCTAGGGGCCCCGACTCCGCCTATCCGCACCGCGAGTTCCCCTTCCTCGGCGAGTTGCAGGCGTATTGGGAAAAGGGCGCGATCCCCGCGAAGCTCGCTGCCGGTCACGCCTCGGTCCGCGCCGCATTGGAAGCCGCGGGCATCCGCCGCCACTACCGGAACTACCCCGACCCGCGCCTCGCCGATTGGCAGACCGCCTACTTCCCCGGCACCTACGAGCGGCTCCAGAAGCTGAAGGCGACCCTGGATCCCGACGACCGCTTCCGCCACCCGCAGAGCGTCCGGCTTCCCGGAAACTGAGGCGTTTTCAAAAAATTCTCAGAATCTTTGAACGTCTGAGAAAGTGAAGGGTCTATGACCATGAAGACCGCGCAAGCGTCAGTCTTCATGTAAGGGTGAACAGCACAACATCAGCTTCCTGACCATGGGTGTGGGAGGGAAATGATTCAGGCCGTCAGGGGTGGGACCCTGGCGGCCGACTCTTGTACACGGGTCACGATGCGGACTTTTCGGCCCCGCACCCCGCCTTCTGAAATTTCCGCGAAATATTTTTGGAAACTTTGAACATCGGGGAAGCTGAAGGGTCTATGATCATGAAGACCACGCACTGCGTCGGTCTTCATGTAAGGGTGAACAGCACAACATCAGCTTCCCGAGTCCATGGGTGTGGGCAGGGAAATGATTCGGCCGCCAAGGGTGGGACCTTGGCGGCCAACTCTTGTACAGGCATCGCGACGGGGACTTCCGGCACCACGCCGCCTCTGGAAAGATCCGGTGAAGTATTTTTGGAAACTTTGAACGTCCCGAAAGCTGAAGGGTCTATCCCTATGAAGACCGCGCAAGCGTCAGTCTTCATGTAAGGGTGAA
The Luteolibacter flavescens DNA segment above includes these coding regions:
- a CDS encoding TA system VapC family ribonuclease toxin translates to MMSIDTNVLLAAVETGNPDHAKAAGFLNSLHDRVDVAISEFALLELYVLLRNPAVLAKPLDGEKAAAVCEAFRSHPRWQVIGFPPESRAFHDELWPRLREKQFARRRSYDWRMALTLIRGGVREFATVNVKDFTGLGFEKVWNPLA
- a CDS encoding FAD-binding oxidoreductase → MSVSRRTFLGLSMAALPAWGQVRPALRYLQPGDAGYEEARQPFNSIILLRPGRIACCRTEADVIAAVRHAKEAGLPVAIKSGGHDFHGFSLNDGGLLVELSGMAARALDAKTGHFTAGPGLKLRDCYSALIPRGRFLPAGSCGGVGLSGLTLGGGYGLFSREFGLTCDHLLSVRLVDGQGEVRDSRDEPELLWACRGGGNGNFGIVTSFTFETRAAPPTLASRKFVAKGLDARGLARCMERWFEIAAALPEPCFSAVILNGSQATVLLTSTKSADGPAFVTASKALLQAGFTSKGPLTRPFARALVTYEGRPGPLPFDNVSAGYYRGHDDLKSAAAGICETVRATPGLIFQVNTLGGAIARGPDSAYPHREFPFLGELQAYWEKGAIPAKLAAGHASVRAALEAAGIRRHYRNYPDPRLADWQTAYFPGTYERLQKLKATLDPDDRFRHPQSVRLPGN
- a CDS encoding FAD-dependent oxidoreductase, coding for MNPKLRVAVVGCGSAGPAAAILLRRQGHEVTLYERAPDCRPVGAGFLLQPSGMAVLRELGILEEILRRGARVERLHVVDRDEREVLDLHYAELGKDLHGLGLHRPVLLHFLLEAMRDAGVDVRWGWEISQARREDGKWLLETADGRRETGYDLLVVADGARSALRGKLGFKGINRGYPWGAHWFIGENRGAFPESELYQIVHGTRRLLGFLATGTELDGTEPLVSLFWSIKLADDATIRARPLAEWKQTILDLCPRADALLGQIHDWSQVLTARYGDVAMSRWHGDGVVILGDAGHAMSPQLGQGVNLALADAACLADSITRFPDLTEALSRYSRERRMALAYYRLASRQLTPWFQSDHEWLTPLRTGFFGITRHLPLARRFMTKTMAGLVGASLPRK